A portion of the Caenorhabditis elegans chromosome III genome contains these proteins:
- the T16G12.9 gene encoding Regulatory protein zeste (Confirmed by transcript evidence) — MTQNTVFETMKIEDSINSVIKSVKSEIGLSDQCGQFQNMVPGHSNAIRRSKTSLAQCMLLRCRRGKRIFEMFTDHPILSDKAQSRRKFHNKERNKIWIKITADINKEFSGRLEKITVGGTKKLADYWKGRFPRISEIPFNPPELSIGRDTVSPSPPKFFPTPPSTPSKDLDNAEELAEEKRLEALRAERLYFLVESTKQYTQLSGLDRETKCRSSVVNERRTMMWNQITSKLNSKYGAQLGDLLNDQVKKAFSNYKRRHYEEFKHELNNESSSSSVAEEAMEVAVDYKNEDDEDFPMDEDETTQIQRIINYSMTVQEQNAAKIFEIQLAESMNTSPDPQIKSTIRIFST, encoded by the exons ATGACTCAAAATACTGTATTCGAGacaatgaaaattgaaga TTCTATAAACTCCGTCATCAAAAGTGTAAAATCAGAAATTGGACTTTCCGATCAGTGTggccaatttcaaaatatggtTCCAGGACATTCAAATGCTATTAGAAGAAGCAAAACTTC CCTTGCCCAATGCATGCTCCTTCGTTGTCGCCGTGGAAAACGGATCTTCGAAATGTTCACGGATCATCCTATTCTATCT GATAAAGCTCAATCAAGAcgaaaatttcacaacaaagaaagaaacaaaatttggataaaaattaCAGCGGATATTAACAAAGAGTTTTCTGGAagacttgaaaaaataacagttggtggaaccaaaaaattggctgaTTACTGGAAGGGCCGATTTCCAAGAATTAG TGAGATCCCCTTCAATCCCCCTGAGTTATCCATTGGACGCGATACCGTATCTCCATCGCCGCCCAAATTCTTTCCAACTCCACCATCAACTCCGTCGAAAGATTTAGACAATGCGGAGGAGCTTGCCGAGGAAAAAAGATTGGAAGCTTTGAGAGCCGAGAGACTGTATTTCTTGGTAGAGTCCACAAAACAATACACACAATTATCGGGATTGGACAGAGAAACCAA ATGCCGTTCTTCGGTAGTGAATGAGAGAAGAACAATGATGTGGAATCAGATAACAAGCAAGCTCAATTCAAAGTACGGTGCTCAGCTGGGTGATCTACTAAATGACCAAGTCAAAAAGGCGTTCTCAAATTATAAACGAAGACATTACGA AGAATTCAAACATGAACTGAATAAtgaatcatcatcatcatcagtgGCAGAAGAAGCTATGGAAGTTGCAGTTGATTATAaaaatgaagatgatgaagatttCCCGATGGATGAGGATGAAACCACTCAAATTCAGAGAATCATTAATTATTCCA TGACCGTCCAGGAGCAGAATGCGgcgaaaatattcgaaatccAGCTCGCCGAATCAATGAATACCTCGCCAGATCCTCAAATTAAATCGACAATTAGAATTTTCTCCACTTGA
- the T16G12.9 gene encoding Regulatory protein zeste (Confirmed by transcript evidence), with translation MTQNTVFETMKIEDSINSVIKSVKSEIGLSDQCGQFQNMVPGHSNAIRRSKTSLAQCMLLRCRRGKRIFEMFTDHPILSFQDKAQSRRKFHNKERNKIWIKITADINKEFSGRLEKITVGGTKKLADYWKGRFPRISEIPFNPPELSIGRDTVSPSPPKFFPTPPSTPSKDLDNAEELAEEKRLEALRAERLYFLVESTKQYTQLSGLDRETKCRSSVVNERRTMMWNQITSKLNSKYGAQLGDLLNDQVKKAFSNYKRRHYEEFKHELNNESSSSSVAEEAMEVAVDYKNEDDEDFPMDEDETTQIQRIINYSMTVQEQNAAKIFEIQLAESMNTSPDPQIKSTIRIFST, from the exons ATGACTCAAAATACTGTATTCGAGacaatgaaaattgaaga TTCTATAAACTCCGTCATCAAAAGTGTAAAATCAGAAATTGGACTTTCCGATCAGTGTggccaatttcaaaatatggtTCCAGGACATTCAAATGCTATTAGAAGAAGCAAAACTTC CCTTGCCCAATGCATGCTCCTTCGTTGTCGCCGTGGAAAACGGATCTTCGAAATGTTCACGGATCATCCTATTCTATCT TTTCAGGATAAAGCTCAATCAAGAcgaaaatttcacaacaaagaaagaaacaaaatttggataaaaattaCAGCGGATATTAACAAAGAGTTTTCTGGAagacttgaaaaaataacagttggtggaaccaaaaaattggctgaTTACTGGAAGGGCCGATTTCCAAGAATTAG TGAGATCCCCTTCAATCCCCCTGAGTTATCCATTGGACGCGATACCGTATCTCCATCGCCGCCCAAATTCTTTCCAACTCCACCATCAACTCCGTCGAAAGATTTAGACAATGCGGAGGAGCTTGCCGAGGAAAAAAGATTGGAAGCTTTGAGAGCCGAGAGACTGTATTTCTTGGTAGAGTCCACAAAACAATACACACAATTATCGGGATTGGACAGAGAAACCAA ATGCCGTTCTTCGGTAGTGAATGAGAGAAGAACAATGATGTGGAATCAGATAACAAGCAAGCTCAATTCAAAGTACGGTGCTCAGCTGGGTGATCTACTAAATGACCAAGTCAAAAAGGCGTTCTCAAATTATAAACGAAGACATTACGA AGAATTCAAACATGAACTGAATAAtgaatcatcatcatcatcagtgGCAGAAGAAGCTATGGAAGTTGCAGTTGATTATAaaaatgaagatgatgaagatttCCCGATGGATGAGGATGAAACCACTCAAATTCAGAGAATCATTAATTATTCCA TGACCGTCCAGGAGCAGAATGCGgcgaaaatattcgaaatccAGCTCGCCGAATCAATGAATACCTCGCCAGATCCTCAAATTAAATCGACAATTAGAATTTTCTCCACTTGA
- the T16H12.3 gene encoding uncharacterized protein (Confirmed by transcript evidence) codes for MSDTTYFTDAWQPKEVLDPETETNANESIIQMVFYHKLACIYHIIMSNYTWKQADIQTLISFYETLGEEINPKVQKVQQNSEANSFSEKAKKFGLLDLPIYSKCVDSSQLIAESASRVYHDAKEYMNNGSATEAELYRFVSSILKEVLEPIFNPKEIRNVLKGLITSLVDSRSRDEEIGSDIEKNVKYEVVRFLPESPPNFPGFNDNVSRSITNFIGYFALHTIRHHCYVNFGVDGELKFYQRNMYKKAFDDLRVNKAKPTVSVKPEASLKREPKAETPTLTRVKPEIRNDSDEDFCEIIEPVNFSAVKKSKTRQTSESNAKGGKELKDFPEKYMLEDLDKDDLPMNFKTKFRKLVEQNQMLRDEINDYKELIQLKIAEKKQRMG; via the exons ATGTCGGATACAACATATTTTACTGATGCGTGGCAGCCGAAAGAAGTACTGGATCCGGAAACCGAGACAAATGCCAATGAGTCCATAATTCAAATGGTGTTTTATCATAAGCTGGCTTGTATCTATCACATAATAATGTCGAATTATACATGGAAACAAGCTGATATTCAAACTCTCATTTCATTTTATGAAACACTTGGCGAAGAAATAAATCCGAAGGTTCAGAAAGTGCAGCAGAACTCGGAGGCGAATTCGTTCAGTGAGAAAGCAAA aaaattcgggCTTTTGGATCTTCCAATTTACTCAAAATGCGTTGATTCATCACAACTCATCGCCGAATCCGCTTCACGTGTTTATCATGATGCAAAAGAATACATGAA CAATGGATCAGCGACTGAGGCAGAACTATATCGATTTGTTTCATCAATTCTGAAAGAAGTTCTGGAACCTATCTTTAATCCTAAAGAG attcgaaATGTGCTAAAAGGACTCATCACATCGCTTGTAGACAGTCGAAGTAGAGATGAAGAGATTGGAAGTGACATTGAAAAGAATGTCAAATACG aaGTCGTCAGATTTCTTCCAGAAAGTCCTCCGAATTTTCCTGGCTTTAACGACAATGTATCCCGTTCAATTACCAATTTTATTGGATATTTTGCGCTTCACACAATCAG GCACCATTGCTACGTAAACTTCGGAGTCGACGGCGAGCTGAAGTTTTATCAACGGAATATGTATAAAAAAGCTTTTGACGACTTGAGAGTT AACAAAGCCAAACCAACTGTCAGTGTTAAACCAGAAGCATCACTTAAAAGAGAGCCAAAAGCAGAGACTCCGACGCTTACACGAGTCAAACCAGAGATCCGTAACGACTCGGACGAGGATTTCTGTGAAATAATTGAGCCTGTTAATTTCAgt GCTGTCAAGAAATCCAAAACTCGGCAAACATCGGAAAGCAATGCCAAAGGTGGAAAAGAATTGAAAG atttcccgGAAAAATATATGCTTGAAGACCTCGACAAAGACGACCTTCCCATGAACTTCAAGACCAAATTTCGGAAGCTCGTCGAGCAGAATCAAATGCTTCGCGATGAAATTAACGACTACAAAGAGCtgattcaactgaaaattgccgaGAAGAAACAGCGAATGGGCTAA
- the T16H12.3 gene encoding uncharacterized protein (Confirmed by transcript evidence) produces the protein MSDTTYFTDAWQPKEVLDPETETNANESIIQMVFYHKLACIYHIIMSNYTWKQADIQTLISFYETLGEEINPKVQKVQQNSEANSFSEKAKKFGLLDLPIYSKCVDSSQLIAESASRVYHDAKEYMNNGSATEAELYRFVSSILKEVLEPIFNPKEIRNVLKGLITSLVDSRSRDEEIGSDIEKNVKYEVVRFLPESPPNFPGFNDNVSRSITNFIGYFALHTIRHHCYVNFGVDGELKFYQRNMYKKAFDDLRVNKAKPTVSVKPEASLKREPKAETPTLTRVKPEIRNDSDEDFCEIIEPAVKKSKTRQTSESNAKGGKELKDFPEKYMLEDLDKDDLPMNFKTKFRKLVEQNQMLRDEINDYKELIQLKIAEKKQRMG, from the exons ATGTCGGATACAACATATTTTACTGATGCGTGGCAGCCGAAAGAAGTACTGGATCCGGAAACCGAGACAAATGCCAATGAGTCCATAATTCAAATGGTGTTTTATCATAAGCTGGCTTGTATCTATCACATAATAATGTCGAATTATACATGGAAACAAGCTGATATTCAAACTCTCATTTCATTTTATGAAACACTTGGCGAAGAAATAAATCCGAAGGTTCAGAAAGTGCAGCAGAACTCGGAGGCGAATTCGTTCAGTGAGAAAGCAAA aaaattcgggCTTTTGGATCTTCCAATTTACTCAAAATGCGTTGATTCATCACAACTCATCGCCGAATCCGCTTCACGTGTTTATCATGATGCAAAAGAATACATGAA CAATGGATCAGCGACTGAGGCAGAACTATATCGATTTGTTTCATCAATTCTGAAAGAAGTTCTGGAACCTATCTTTAATCCTAAAGAG attcgaaATGTGCTAAAAGGACTCATCACATCGCTTGTAGACAGTCGAAGTAGAGATGAAGAGATTGGAAGTGACATTGAAAAGAATGTCAAATACG aaGTCGTCAGATTTCTTCCAGAAAGTCCTCCGAATTTTCCTGGCTTTAACGACAATGTATCCCGTTCAATTACCAATTTTATTGGATATTTTGCGCTTCACACAATCAG GCACCATTGCTACGTAAACTTCGGAGTCGACGGCGAGCTGAAGTTTTATCAACGGAATATGTATAAAAAAGCTTTTGACGACTTGAGAGTT AACAAAGCCAAACCAACTGTCAGTGTTAAACCAGAAGCATCACTTAAAAGAGAGCCAAAAGCAGAGACTCCGACGCTTACACGAGTCAAACCAGAGATCCGTAACGACTCGGACGAGGATTTCTGTGAAATAATTGAGCCT GCTGTCAAGAAATCCAAAACTCGGCAAACATCGGAAAGCAATGCCAAAGGTGGAAAAGAATTGAAAG atttcccgGAAAAATATATGCTTGAAGACCTCGACAAAGACGACCTTCCCATGAACTTCAAGACCAAATTTCGGAAGCTCGTCGAGCAGAATCAAATGCTTCGCGATGAAATTAACGACTACAAAGAGCtgattcaactgaaaattgccgaGAAGAAACAGCGAATGGGCTAA
- the T16H12.3 gene encoding uncharacterized protein (Confirmed by transcript evidence), which produces MSDTTYFTDAWQPKEVLDPETETNANESIIQMVFYHKLACIYHIIMSNYTWKQADIQTLISFYETLGEEINPKVQKVQQNSEANSFSEKAKKFGLLDLPIYSKCVDSSQLIAESASRVYHDAKEYMNNGSATEAELYRFVSSILKEVLEPIFNPKEIRNVLKGLITSLVDSRSRDEEIGSDIEKNVKYEVVRFLPESPPNFPGFNDNVSRSITNFIGYFALHTIRHHCYVNFGVDGELKFYQRNMYKKAFDDLRVNKAKPTVSVKPEASLKREPKAETPTLTRVKPEIRNDSDEDFCCQEIQNSANIGKQCQRWKRIERFPGKIYA; this is translated from the exons ATGTCGGATACAACATATTTTACTGATGCGTGGCAGCCGAAAGAAGTACTGGATCCGGAAACCGAGACAAATGCCAATGAGTCCATAATTCAAATGGTGTTTTATCATAAGCTGGCTTGTATCTATCACATAATAATGTCGAATTATACATGGAAACAAGCTGATATTCAAACTCTCATTTCATTTTATGAAACACTTGGCGAAGAAATAAATCCGAAGGTTCAGAAAGTGCAGCAGAACTCGGAGGCGAATTCGTTCAGTGAGAAAGCAAA aaaattcgggCTTTTGGATCTTCCAATTTACTCAAAATGCGTTGATTCATCACAACTCATCGCCGAATCCGCTTCACGTGTTTATCATGATGCAAAAGAATACATGAA CAATGGATCAGCGACTGAGGCAGAACTATATCGATTTGTTTCATCAATTCTGAAAGAAGTTCTGGAACCTATCTTTAATCCTAAAGAG attcgaaATGTGCTAAAAGGACTCATCACATCGCTTGTAGACAGTCGAAGTAGAGATGAAGAGATTGGAAGTGACATTGAAAAGAATGTCAAATACG aaGTCGTCAGATTTCTTCCAGAAAGTCCTCCGAATTTTCCTGGCTTTAACGACAATGTATCCCGTTCAATTACCAATTTTATTGGATATTTTGCGCTTCACACAATCAG GCACCATTGCTACGTAAACTTCGGAGTCGACGGCGAGCTGAAGTTTTATCAACGGAATATGTATAAAAAAGCTTTTGACGACTTGAGAGTT AACAAAGCCAAACCAACTGTCAGTGTTAAACCAGAAGCATCACTTAAAAGAGAGCCAAAAGCAGAGACTCCGACGCTTACACGAGTCAAACCAGAGATCCGTAACGACTCGGACGAGGATTTCT GCTGTCAAGAAATCCAAAACTCGGCAAACATCGGAAAGCAATGCCAAAGGTGGAAAAGAATTGAAAG atttcccgGAAAAATATATGCTTGA
- the T16H12.13 gene encoding uncharacterized protein (Partially confirmed by transcript evidence), translating into MALCENVIIDALYKELISLKRRKIARRKEILKYAQRIARSSGAFTKMIQIGDSGNRMPTAIESEYNFNFSNDDISTEIHHNEEPTSKPVSSETCKFCGNRHSTDECTEYTTGESRRARLQKLLLCVFCFKQAHPSKFECARQQMNVKCCRCLRFVHHHVACDPHTKKFQINW; encoded by the exons ATGGCTCTATGTGAAAACGTCATTATCGATGCACTTTATAAAGAGCTGATCAGTTTGAAGCGAAGAAAGATAGcgagaagaaaagaaattcTGAAGTATGCCCAACGAATTGCTAGATCATCGGGAGCTTTTACAAAGATG attcaaattGGGGACTCGGGAAACCGAATGCCAACTGCTATAGAGAGCGAATACAATTTCAACTTCAGCAACGATGATATCAGCACTGAGATCCATCACAACGAAGAACCAACATCGAAGCCAGTGTCGTCGGAGACTTGTAAATTCTGTGGGAACAGACATTCTACAGATGAATGTACTGAATACACAACAGGCGAATCTCGTCGAGCACGTCTACAGAAGCTTCTCCTGTGCGTGTTTTGCTTCAAACAGGCTCACCCGTCGAAATTCGAGTGTGCTCGTCAACAGATGAATGTCAAGTGCTGCAGATGTTTGCGATTCGTACACCATCATGTTGCATGTGACCCACATACgaagaagtttcaaattaaCTGGTAA
- the T16H12.2 gene encoding uncharacterized protein (Partially confirmed by transcript evidence), with the protein MQTSAQKVIQDLTNRVQAEKEELEQLERERDLWKYNAQMNDKEALRGNERKKNIMKKGGPLCYFCNKNHVPSLCRTYPDGISRQKSLENQGKCIKCLKIGHQNGDNFCEKHHIVCRTCQQSHVKAVCPILYPKKDTPPKILRARRRSLIRAQKKKDFQEPENKHEQLTSTKAPCQENWSDF; encoded by the exons ATGCAAACATCCGCTCAAAAGGTTATTCAAGACTTGACCAATCGAGTACAAGCCGAGAAAGAAGAATTAGAACAACTTGAAAGAGAACGAGATTTGTGGAAGTACAATGCACAAATGAATGACAAGGAGGCTTTACGtggaaatgagagaaaaaag aatatcatGAAAAAAGGAGGCCCATTATGCTATTTTTGCAACAAGAATCATGTCCCTTCACTGTGTAGAACGTACCCAGACGGAATTTCTCGtcagaaaagtttggaaaatcaagGAAAATGCATCAAATGTCTCAAAATTGGCCACCAAAACGGAgacaatttttgcgaaaaacaTCACATTGTGTGTAGAACTTGCCAACAATCACATGTGAAGGCAGTTTGTCCAATTTTATATCCGAAAAAG gACACTCCACCTAAAATATTGCGGGCTCGCAGACGTTCTCTAATTCGTGCACAGAAGAAAAAAGACTTCCAGGAGCCAGAAAACAAGCACGAGCAACTTACGAGCACAAAGGCGCCATGCCAGGAAAATTGGAGTGATTTCTAA
- the hal-2 gene encoding Coiled-coil domain-containing protein (Confirmed by transcript evidence), whose amino-acid sequence MNTPVKAKRQRQQMPGTPIPMGRQTHRAHSASGFYTPHVSKLKTNYDREFQKFLRSAKTAIDHLDKIEMQILCPLKKKIKRFHKESNTLDVYFRSQTYWRSFYKELMNRSDDVMDCFRFEDLRDVAAVVESHRLPDVLVSFVTQQLMEWRELFKDVEWMRKFRELSHNMDSLKTKRIEHVLRQDIIREIGVAIDVHNLKIDDFRSHSNNTERVAEGIAHAIEESKNKQDAGNQLKHVPVLSKQMSVRRWYREHYGDPQALSDESDEESLSDGDNSSLFVGTADSSSRDASDISTEEVVTENEFDEFFN is encoded by the exons ATGAACACACCGGTAAAAGCAAAACGGCAAAGGCAGCAAATGCCAGGAACTCCGATACCCATGGGTCGGCAAACGCACAGGGCACATTCCGCCTCTG GTTTCTACACTCCTCACGTCTCAAAATTGAAGACAAACTATGACAGagagtttcaaaagtttcttcGATCTGCCAAAACCGCAATCGATCACTTGGATa agattGAAATGCAAATACTTTGCCCgctgaaaaagaagataaaaCGTTTTCACAAGGAATCCAACACTCTCGATGTCTACTTCAGGTCACAAACATATTGGAGATCCTTCTACAAAGAGCTTATGAACCGCAGCGATGATGTCATGGATTGCTTTCGATTCGAGGATCTCCGTGACGTTGCTGCAGTTGTTGAGAGTCATCGATTGCCGGATGTGTTGGTTTCATTTGTCACGCAGCAGTTGATGGAATGGAGAGAATTGTTCAAAGACGTCGAGTG GATGCGAAAGTTTCGTGAATTGAGCCACAATATGGATTctttgaaaacgaaaagaatTGAGCATGTGCTGCGACAAGACATCATCAGGGAGATTGGTGTAGCCATCG atgtgcacaatctgaaaatcgatgatttCAGAAGTCACAGCAATAACACGGAACGGGTCGCGGAAGGAATTGCTCATGCCATTGAAGAGTCCAAGAATAAACAAGATGCTGGGAATCAGTTGAAGCATGTTCCTGTGTTATCCAAGCAGATGAGTGTTCGACGATGGTATCGAGAACACTATGGTG ACCCGCAAGCTTTGTCAGATGAATCAGATGAAGAATCCTTGTCTGATGGTGACAATTCGTCTCTTTTTGTTGGCACGGCAGATTCAAGCAGTCGTGACGCTAGTGACATATCGACGGAAGAAGTGGTCACCGAAAACGAATTCGACGAATTCTTCAATTAG
- the gtf-2H2C gene encoding General transcription factor IIH subunit 2 (Confirmed by transcript evidence), with the protein MDDDEQKGYTWEAGYAEGLNINDVLVEDEGGSIEKSIAKYVADSKRKARLTKRPERIRLGIMRHVMIVIDCSRFMTSKAMPPSRFVVVMKALQTFLDRFFEQNPIAQIGLITCKDRKADRLTMMTGNIRVLKESLNTLTEAFCGGDFSLQNALQLACANLKGMPGHVSREVVLVISALSTIDPGNIYSTIETMKRMNIRCSAIGLSAEMFVCKEMAKATKGEYSVALDPDHLQLLFSKHTLPPSSAKSSECNAIHVGFPHHELITTRSFCVCHPDTKPISSRGFICTQCGARHCSIPAECPVCKLTLVAAPQLARAFRHLQPLSAFEQIEVTRGFCYACETRLSGEGFRCGSCQLVFCLDCDTLLHESLHVCPGCN; encoded by the exons ATGGATGATGATGAGCAGAAGGGTTACACCTGGGAAGCAGGATATGCAGAAg GCCTGAACATCAATGATGTCCTTGTGGAAGATGAAGGTGGAtctatcgaaaaatcaattgccAAATACGTGGCTGATAGCAAACGAAAAGCCCGATTGACGAAGAGACCGGAACGGATTCGCCTCGGAATT atgcgCCACGTCATGATTGTCATCGATTGCTCACGATTCATGACGAGCAAGGCAATGCCTCCATCGAGATTTGTAGTTGTTATGAAG GCTCTACAAACCTTCCTGGACAGATTCTTCGAGCAAAATCCAATTGCTCAGATTGGATTGATCACTTGTAAAGATCGTAAAGCAGATCGGTTGACAATGATGACAG GAAATATTCGTGTGCTAAAAGAATCGCTGAACACACTAACTGAAGCTTTCTGTGGTGGcgatttttctcttcaaaacgCTCTTCAATTAGCTTGTGCCAACCTGAA aggAATGCCGGGTCATGTATCACGAGAAGTTGTTCTCGTTATATCAGCACTTTCAACAATTGATCCTGGAAATATTTACAGCACTATTGAG ACAATGAAGCGAATGAATATTCGTTGTTCTGCTATTGGACTGTCTGCTGAAATGTTCGTTTGCAAGGAAATGGCTAAAGCAACGAAag GAGAATATTCCGTAGCTCTTGACCCTGACCATCTGCAACTTTTATTCTCAAAGCATACACTCCCACCGTCCTCAGCAAAATCGAGTGAATGCAACGCAATTCATGTTGGATTTCCACACCACGAGCTGATTACAACAAGATCGTTTTGTGTTTG TCATCCTGACACGAAGCCAATCTCATCTCGTGGATTCATTTGTACACAGTGCGGAGCACGTCACTGCTCGATTCCAGCTGAATGCCCGGTTTGCAAACTTACACTTGTCGCAGCTCCACAGCTTGCTCGAGCGTTTCGACATCTTCAGCCGCTGTCAGCTTTTGAGCAAATTGAAGTGACACGAGG ATTCTGCTACGCATGTGAAACTCGTCTATCTGGTGAAGGTTTTCGCTGTGGTAGTTGCCAGCTTGTGTTTTGTCTCGATTGTGATACTCTTCTTCACGAGTCTCTACACGTATGCCCCGGATGCAACTGa